One Capsicum annuum cultivar UCD-10X-F1 chromosome 2, UCD10Xv1.1, whole genome shotgun sequence genomic window carries:
- the LOC107860721 gene encoding uncharacterized protein LOC107860721: MNVIYRGLRSTHTAVDSPRLTRFVLHPPKFVEVEFENGSLYKLSAEYLRIYSPAVDSKIRSICGEKVISGRRHVGIMSAEPIGNYGVRLLFDDLHKTGIFTWDYFHHLGSNKFTLMRNYIKTLKKHGLSRDPPRRR, encoded by the exons ATGAATGTGATCTATAGAGGTCTTCGAAGCACACACACTGCTGTAGACTCTCCACGCCTCACCAGATTTGTTCTTCATCCTCCTAAATTT GTGGAGGTGGAGTTTGAAAACGGCAGTCTGTATAAGTTGTCAGCTGAGTATTTGAGAATATATAGCCCCGCTGTTGATAGTAAAATCAGATCGATTTGCGGTGAGAAG GTCATATCTGGTAGACGTCATGTCGGAATCATGTCTGCAGAACCCATTGGAAATTATGGAGTGAG GTTATTGTTTGATGACTTGCATAAGACTGGTATCTTTACATGGGACTACTTCCACCATCTCGGAAGTAACAAATTCACCCTCATGAGAAATTACATCAAAACTCTGAAGAAACATGGACTAAGCCGGGATCCACCTAGACGAAGATGA